A single window of Bradyrhizobium daqingense DNA harbors:
- a CDS encoding transposase — MEQSGEEAEADGFVGKLTRRTRSGCRLWSAEIKGRAVFESMKPDARVCDVARRYGVKAQQLTTWRRLARAGRLALVTDDAADFVSIELSDPVASGKSEGPSRLRLARFRSAWMRTCRRCGSRRS; from the coding sequence ATGGAACAATCGGGGGAGGAAGCCGAAGCTGATGGCTTTGTGGGGAAGCTTACGCGCCGGACGCGTTCTGGATGCCGGTTATGGTCTGCGGAGATCAAGGGGCGCGCTGTTTTCGAGAGCATGAAGCCCGACGCCCGGGTATGTGATGTCGCACGGCGTTATGGTGTGAAGGCCCAGCAGTTGACGACGTGGCGCAGATTGGCGCGTGCTGGCCGGCTCGCATTGGTCACGGACGACGCGGCGGATTTCGTGTCGATCGAGCTGAGCGATCCAGTGGCGTCAGGCAAGAGCGAGGGCCCGTCGAGATTACGATTGGCAAGGTTTCGGTCCGCCTGGATGCGGACGTGTCGGCGGTGCGGATCGCGGAGATCGTGA
- a CDS encoding citrate-proton symporter: MARQLTRERLEPVPSPADEGLTRRAVLGATIGNMLEFYDFGTYSFFAIQIGQAFFPATDQFASLMLSLGTFGAGFVTRPIGSIVLGSYSDRVGRRPAMTASFAMMSVAVLLLAITPSYETIGFAAPLLAIFARLLQGFALGGEVGPTTAYLMEAAPAKARGLAVSFQPASQQVAATAGALVGEILSLTMTSEALNAYGWRIALLLGAVTLPFGLWLRSVLPETFLRPEAPVLVTRPVRRSPAARRIMSLGFVILASCTITTYVTGYMTTYALNTLHVSAPLAFGATLISNMAGIAAALLGGLLADRAGRRRIMIWPQAAALLMIYPVFLWIAESRSAFALLGGLGTLTLIGTVPYSAFYVSMAESLPRNIRGGAFGTTYAFAIGIFGGTAQLVVTWLIYLTGSALAPAWYMLFASAAGLFAMVMMPETAPLNFERNHRRTSVTARSPP; the protein is encoded by the coding sequence ATGGCGAGGCAATTAACTCGAGAGAGGCTGGAGCCGGTCCCCAGTCCGGCAGACGAAGGCTTAACGCGCCGGGCGGTGTTGGGCGCCACCATCGGCAATATGCTCGAATTCTACGACTTCGGCACCTATAGCTTTTTCGCAATACAGATCGGTCAGGCGTTCTTCCCGGCAACCGACCAGTTCGCCAGCCTCATGCTGTCACTCGGAACCTTCGGCGCGGGTTTTGTGACCAGGCCAATCGGGTCCATCGTGCTCGGCTCCTATTCGGATCGGGTTGGCCGCCGGCCTGCCATGACCGCCAGCTTTGCTATGATGAGCGTCGCGGTCCTATTATTGGCCATTACGCCATCGTACGAGACAATAGGATTTGCCGCTCCGTTGCTAGCCATCTTCGCACGCTTGCTGCAGGGCTTTGCTCTCGGAGGCGAAGTCGGTCCAACGACAGCCTACTTGATGGAAGCGGCACCAGCCAAAGCCCGCGGTCTTGCTGTCTCCTTTCAGCCCGCGAGCCAACAGGTCGCTGCGACGGCTGGAGCGTTGGTTGGAGAAATACTCTCGCTCACCATGACAAGTGAGGCGCTCAATGCATACGGATGGCGGATCGCGCTGTTGCTCGGCGCCGTTACTTTGCCGTTCGGACTTTGGCTGCGGAGCGTCCTACCCGAAACGTTTCTCCGCCCGGAGGCGCCGGTTCTGGTCACCCGGCCTGTAAGGCGATCGCCCGCCGCTCGCCGCATCATGAGCTTGGGATTCGTCATCTTGGCCAGCTGCACGATCACTACTTACGTTACGGGATATATGACCACCTACGCCTTGAACACCCTCCACGTATCCGCGCCTCTCGCCTTCGGCGCCACGCTCATCAGCAATATGGCAGGCATTGCTGCGGCGCTGTTGGGCGGCCTGCTCGCCGACCGCGCAGGCCGCCGGCGCATCATGATATGGCCGCAGGCAGCTGCGTTGCTGATGATCTATCCGGTATTCTTGTGGATTGCAGAGAGCCGCAGCGCCTTCGCACTTTTAGGAGGCCTCGGCACGCTCACCCTTATCGGAACGGTTCCGTATAGCGCCTTCTACGTAAGCATGGCCGAGAGTTTGCCCAGGAACATTCGTGGTGGCGCCTTCGGGACGACTTACGCTTTTGCCATAGGCATTTTCGGAGGCACAGCTCAACTGGTCGTCACATGGCTGATCTACTTGACCGGGAGCGCACTCGCGCCCGCCTGGTACATGCTTTTCGCGAGCGCGGCCGGGCTCTTTGCCATGGTGATGATGCCGGAGACGGCGCCACTCAATTTCGAGCGAAACCATAGACGAACATCTGTAACGGCACGATCGCCGCCCTAG